One genomic window of Vulpes vulpes isolate BD-2025 chromosome 11, VulVul3, whole genome shotgun sequence includes the following:
- the VILL gene encoding villin-like protein isoform X2, translated as MDINKGLPAIASHRDLHVWIIENQRMVPVPERAYGNFFEEHCYIVLHVPRSLKATQGASSDLHYWVGKEAGAEAQGSAGAFVQHLLEALGGAAVQHREAQGHESDCFRSYFRPGVLYRKGGLASALKHVETNMYNIQRLLHIQGRKHVSATEVELSWNSFNKSDIFLLDLGKMMIQWNGPETSISEKARGLALTCSLQDRERGGRAQIGVIDDEVKATDLMRIMEAVLGCRVGNLPASVPNKSINQLQKASVRLYHVCEKEEDSVIQELATCPLTQDLLREEDYYILDQGGSKIYVWQGRMSGLQEKKAAFSRALAFIQAKGYPTYTNVEVVNDGAESAAFKQLFQAWSTRKPENGNLHGMSELIRGRLDVGKLHSQPELAAQLRMVDDASGQVEVWCIQDLCRQPMDPKHHGQLYAGNCYLVLYTYQKMGRVQYILYLWQGHQATTSEIKALNCNAEELDLMYHGALVRVHVTMGSEPPHFLAILQGQLVVFQGRMGHNRKGLPASAMRLFHVQGTDIYNTKTMEVPARASALNSNDVFLLVTASICYLWFGKGCSGDQREMARTVVAAISGETKETVLEGQEPPCFWEALGGRAPYPSNKRLPEDVSSFQPRLFECSSQMGQLVLTEVVFFSQEDLDKYDIMLLDTWQEDKSKALMAAHVTWWPRLSAPLHLLWYSHGGLLDVTFSIFLWLGEAASGWKEAVTWGQEYLKTHPAGRSLATPIVVIKQGHEPPTFTGWFFTWDPYKWTNNQSYEEVVDGGLGAKPAIFELTAELNNFQLSRGPSHGRAGPLTPRTLKGSQDGSGNELQLDSKGGGTSTSSYHSSPKPTIKGSLSREQLMHQAAEDLPEGVDPAHKEALPLLVLPTWPGPPRVPSQHIPEPRGDPAGTP; from the exons ATGGACATCAACAAAGGCCTCCCAGCCATTGCGAGCCACAGGGACCTCCACGTATGGATCATTGAG AACCAGAGGATGGTGCCAGTACCTGAAAGGGCTTATGGGAACTTCTTTGAGGAACACTGCTACATCGTCCTCCAT GTTCCCCGGAGCCTGAAGGCCACTCAGGGGGCATCCAGCGACCTGCACTACTGGGTGGGGAAGGAGGCGGGCGCGGAGGCGCAGGGCTCGGCGGGCGCCTTCGTGCAGCACCTGCTGGAGGCGCTGGGCGGGGCCGCCGTGCAGCACCGGGAGGCGCAGGGCCACGAGTCCGACTGTTTCCGCAGCTACTTCCGTCCGGGCGTCCT CTACAGGAAAGgtggcctggcctctgccctcaagCATGTGGAGACCAACATGTACAACATCCAGCGACTGCTGCACATCCAAGGGAGGAAGCACGTATCAGCCACTGAG GTGGAGCTCTCTTGGAACAGCTTTAATAAGAGTGACATCTTCCTGCTGGACCTGGGCAAGATGATGATCCAGTGGAATGGGCCCGAGACCAGCATTTCTGAGAAGGCGCGG GGACTGGCCCTGACCTGCAGCCTCCAGGACAGGGAGCGTGGTGGTCGCGCACAGATTGGTGTGATTGATGACGAGGTCAAAGCCACTGACCTCATGAGGATCATGGAAGCTGTGCTGGGCTGCAGAGTGGGCAACCTGCCTGCCTCCGTGCCCAACAAGAGTATTAACCAGCTGCAGAAGGCCAGTGTCCGCCTCTACCA TGTCTGTGAGAAGGAGGAGGACTCGGTGATCCAGGAGTTGGCCACCTGCCCACTAACCCAAGACCTGCTGCGAGAAGAG GACTACTACATCCTGGATCAGGGCGGTTCCAAGATCTATGTGTGGCAGGGACGCATGTCTGGCCTCCAAGAGAAAAAGGCCGCCTTCAGCCGGGCTCTG gcctTCATCCAGGCCAAGGGCTACCCGACCTACACAAACGTGGAGGTGGTGAACGACGGCGCCGAGTCGGCCGCGTTCAAACAGCTCTTCCAGGCCTGGTCTACGAGGAAGCCGGAGAACGGGAACCTCCACGGGATGA GTGAATTGATTCGGGGAAGGCTGGATGTGGGTAAGCTGCACAGTCAGCCTGAGCTAGCGGCCCAGCTCAGGATGGTGGACGACGCCTCTGGGCAGGTGGAG GTATGGTGCATCCAGGACTTATGCAGACAACCCATGGACCCCAAGCATCACGGACAATTGTATGCGGGCAACTGCTACCTTGTCCTCTATACATACCAAAAGATGGGCCGCGTCCAGTATATTCTGTACCTGTGGCAG GGCCACCAGGCCACCACAAGTGAGATCAAAGCCCTGAACTGTAACGCGGAGGAGCTGGACCTCATGTACCATGGAGCTCTGGTGCGGGTGCATGTTACCATGGGCAGTGAGCCCCCTCACTTCCTCGCCATCCTCCAGGGCCAGCTGGTGGTCTTCCAG GGGCGCATGGGGCACAACAGGAAGGGGCTGCCAGCATCTGCCATGAGGCTCTTCCACGTGCAAGGCACTGACATCTACAACACCAAGACCATGGAGGTGCCGGCCCGTGCCTCAGCTCTCAACTCCAATGACGTCTTCTTGCTGGTCACAGCTAGCATCTGTTACCTCTGGTTTGGAAAG GGCTGCAGTGGTGACCAGCGTGAGATGGCGCGGACAGTGGTCGCTGCCATCTCTGGGGAGACCAAGGAAACGGTGCTGGAGGGTCAGGAGCCTCCCTGCttctgggaggccctggggggcCGGGCTCCCTACCCCAGCAATAAGAG GCTTCCCGAGGATGTCTCCAGCTTCCAGCCACGACTGTTTGAGTGCTCCAGCCAGATGGGTCAGCTGGTCCTCACAGAAGTGGTGTTCTTTAGCCAAGAGGACCTGGACAAGTATGACATCATGTTACTGGACACTTGGCAGGAG GACAAAAGCAAAGCCCTTATGGCAGCCCACGTGACCTGGTGGCCTCGactctctgcccccctccactTGCTCTGGTATAGCCACGGTGGCCTCCTTGATGTCACCTTCTCA ATCTTCCTGTGGCTTGGAGAAGCTGCCAGTGGGTGGAAGGAGGCAGTGACCTGGGGCCAGGAATACCTGAAGACCCACCCGGCAGGGAGGAGCCTTGCCACGCCAATCGTGGTGATCAAGCAGGGCCATGAGCCTCCTACCTTCACTGGATGGTTCTTCACTTGGGACCCCTACAAGTGGACT AACAACCAGTCCTATGAGGAGGTGGTGGATGGTGGCCTGGGAGCAAAACCTGCCATATTTGAGCTCACAGCA GAACTCAACAACTTCCAGCTGTCTAGAGGGCCAAGCCATGGCAGGGCAGGCCCCTTGACCCCACGAACCCTCAAGGGCTCCCAGGATGGCTCAGGAAATGAGCTGCAGCTTGACTCCAAGGGAGGtggcaccagcaccagcagctaCCACAGCAGCCCCAAACCCACCATCAAGGGGAGCCTGTCCCGTGAGCAGCTAATGCACCAAGCTGCTGAGGACCTGCCAGAGGGCGTGGACCCAGCCCACAAGGAG gccctgcccctgctggTGCTACCCACATGGCCGGGACCTCCAAGGGTACCTTCTCAACACATACCTGAGCCCCGGGGAGACCCTGCTGGCACTCCCTAG
- the VILL gene encoding villin-like protein isoform X1 has product MDINKGLPAIASHRDLHVWIIENQRMVPVPERAYGNFFEEHCYIVLHVPRSLKATQGASSDLHYWVGKEAGAEAQGSAGAFVQHLLEALGGAAVQHREAQGHESDCFRSYFRPGVLYRKGGLASALKHVETNMYNIQRLLHIQGRKHVSATEVELSWNSFNKSDIFLLDLGKMMIQWNGPETSISEKARGLALTCSLQDRERGGRAQIGVIDDEVKATDLMRIMEAVLGCRVGNLPASVPNKSINQLQKASVRLYHVCEKEEDSVIQELATCPLTQDLLREEDYYILDQGGSKIYVWQGRMSGLQEKKAAFSRALAFIQAKGYPTYTNVEVVNDGAESAAFKQLFQAWSTRKPENGNLHGMSELIRGRLDVGKLHSQPELAAQLRMVDDASGQVEVWCIQDLCRQPMDPKHHGQLYAGNCYLVLYTYQKMGRVQYILYLWQGHQATTSEIKALNCNAEELDLMYHGALVRVHVTMGSEPPHFLAILQGQLVVFQGRMGHNRKGLPASAMRLFHVQGTDIYNTKTMEVPARASALNSNDVFLLVTASICYLWFGKGCSGDQREMARTVVAAISGETKETVLEGQEPPCFWEALGGRAPYPSNKRLPEDVSSFQPRLFECSSQMGQLVLTEVVFFSQEDLDKYDIMLLDTWQEDKSKALMAAHVTWWPRLSAPLHLLWYSHGGLLDVTFSIFLWLGEAASGWKEAVTWGQEYLKTHPAGRSLATPIVVIKQGHEPPTFTGWFFTWDPYKWTNNQSYEEVVDGGLGAKPAIFELTAELNNFQLSRGPSHGRAGPLTPRTLKGSQDGSGNELQLDSKGGGTSTSSYHSSPKPTIKGSLSREQLMHQAAEDLPEGVDPAHKEFYLSDSDFQDIFGKSKEEFYSMAKWRQQQEKKQLGFF; this is encoded by the exons ATGGACATCAACAAAGGCCTCCCAGCCATTGCGAGCCACAGGGACCTCCACGTATGGATCATTGAG AACCAGAGGATGGTGCCAGTACCTGAAAGGGCTTATGGGAACTTCTTTGAGGAACACTGCTACATCGTCCTCCAT GTTCCCCGGAGCCTGAAGGCCACTCAGGGGGCATCCAGCGACCTGCACTACTGGGTGGGGAAGGAGGCGGGCGCGGAGGCGCAGGGCTCGGCGGGCGCCTTCGTGCAGCACCTGCTGGAGGCGCTGGGCGGGGCCGCCGTGCAGCACCGGGAGGCGCAGGGCCACGAGTCCGACTGTTTCCGCAGCTACTTCCGTCCGGGCGTCCT CTACAGGAAAGgtggcctggcctctgccctcaagCATGTGGAGACCAACATGTACAACATCCAGCGACTGCTGCACATCCAAGGGAGGAAGCACGTATCAGCCACTGAG GTGGAGCTCTCTTGGAACAGCTTTAATAAGAGTGACATCTTCCTGCTGGACCTGGGCAAGATGATGATCCAGTGGAATGGGCCCGAGACCAGCATTTCTGAGAAGGCGCGG GGACTGGCCCTGACCTGCAGCCTCCAGGACAGGGAGCGTGGTGGTCGCGCACAGATTGGTGTGATTGATGACGAGGTCAAAGCCACTGACCTCATGAGGATCATGGAAGCTGTGCTGGGCTGCAGAGTGGGCAACCTGCCTGCCTCCGTGCCCAACAAGAGTATTAACCAGCTGCAGAAGGCCAGTGTCCGCCTCTACCA TGTCTGTGAGAAGGAGGAGGACTCGGTGATCCAGGAGTTGGCCACCTGCCCACTAACCCAAGACCTGCTGCGAGAAGAG GACTACTACATCCTGGATCAGGGCGGTTCCAAGATCTATGTGTGGCAGGGACGCATGTCTGGCCTCCAAGAGAAAAAGGCCGCCTTCAGCCGGGCTCTG gcctTCATCCAGGCCAAGGGCTACCCGACCTACACAAACGTGGAGGTGGTGAACGACGGCGCCGAGTCGGCCGCGTTCAAACAGCTCTTCCAGGCCTGGTCTACGAGGAAGCCGGAGAACGGGAACCTCCACGGGATGA GTGAATTGATTCGGGGAAGGCTGGATGTGGGTAAGCTGCACAGTCAGCCTGAGCTAGCGGCCCAGCTCAGGATGGTGGACGACGCCTCTGGGCAGGTGGAG GTATGGTGCATCCAGGACTTATGCAGACAACCCATGGACCCCAAGCATCACGGACAATTGTATGCGGGCAACTGCTACCTTGTCCTCTATACATACCAAAAGATGGGCCGCGTCCAGTATATTCTGTACCTGTGGCAG GGCCACCAGGCCACCACAAGTGAGATCAAAGCCCTGAACTGTAACGCGGAGGAGCTGGACCTCATGTACCATGGAGCTCTGGTGCGGGTGCATGTTACCATGGGCAGTGAGCCCCCTCACTTCCTCGCCATCCTCCAGGGCCAGCTGGTGGTCTTCCAG GGGCGCATGGGGCACAACAGGAAGGGGCTGCCAGCATCTGCCATGAGGCTCTTCCACGTGCAAGGCACTGACATCTACAACACCAAGACCATGGAGGTGCCGGCCCGTGCCTCAGCTCTCAACTCCAATGACGTCTTCTTGCTGGTCACAGCTAGCATCTGTTACCTCTGGTTTGGAAAG GGCTGCAGTGGTGACCAGCGTGAGATGGCGCGGACAGTGGTCGCTGCCATCTCTGGGGAGACCAAGGAAACGGTGCTGGAGGGTCAGGAGCCTCCCTGCttctgggaggccctggggggcCGGGCTCCCTACCCCAGCAATAAGAG GCTTCCCGAGGATGTCTCCAGCTTCCAGCCACGACTGTTTGAGTGCTCCAGCCAGATGGGTCAGCTGGTCCTCACAGAAGTGGTGTTCTTTAGCCAAGAGGACCTGGACAAGTATGACATCATGTTACTGGACACTTGGCAGGAG GACAAAAGCAAAGCCCTTATGGCAGCCCACGTGACCTGGTGGCCTCGactctctgcccccctccactTGCTCTGGTATAGCCACGGTGGCCTCCTTGATGTCACCTTCTCA ATCTTCCTGTGGCTTGGAGAAGCTGCCAGTGGGTGGAAGGAGGCAGTGACCTGGGGCCAGGAATACCTGAAGACCCACCCGGCAGGGAGGAGCCTTGCCACGCCAATCGTGGTGATCAAGCAGGGCCATGAGCCTCCTACCTTCACTGGATGGTTCTTCACTTGGGACCCCTACAAGTGGACT AACAACCAGTCCTATGAGGAGGTGGTGGATGGTGGCCTGGGAGCAAAACCTGCCATATTTGAGCTCACAGCA GAACTCAACAACTTCCAGCTGTCTAGAGGGCCAAGCCATGGCAGGGCAGGCCCCTTGACCCCACGAACCCTCAAGGGCTCCCAGGATGGCTCAGGAAATGAGCTGCAGCTTGACTCCAAGGGAGGtggcaccagcaccagcagctaCCACAGCAGCCCCAAACCCACCATCAAGGGGAGCCTGTCCCGTGAGCAGCTAATGCACCAAGCTGCTGAGGACCTGCCAGAGGGCGTGGACCCAGCCCACAAGGAG TTCTATCTCTCTGACTCTGACTTCCAAGATATCTTTGGGAAATCCAAGGAAGAATTCTATAGCATGGCCAAGTggaggcagcagcaggagaaaaaGCAACTTGGCTTTTTCtga
- the VILL gene encoding villin-like protein isoform X4, translating to MDINKGLPAIASHRDLHVWIIENQRMVPVPERAYGNFFEEHCYIVLHVPRSLKATQGASSDLHYWVGKEAGAEAQGSAGAFVQHLLEALGGAAVQHREAQGHESDCFRSYFRPGVLYRKGGLASALKHVETNMYNIQRLLHIQGRKHVSATEVELSWNSFNKSDIFLLDLGKMMIQWNGPETSISEKARGLALTCSLQDRERGGRAQIGVIDDEVKATDLMRIMEAVLGCRVGNLPASVPNKSINQLQKASVRLYHVCEKEEDSVIQELATCPLTQDLLREEDYYILDQGGSKIYVWQGRMSGLQEKKAAFSRALAFIQAKGYPTYTNVEVVNDGAESAAFKQLFQAWSTRKPENGNLHGMSELIRGRLDVGKLHSQPELAAQLRMVDDASGQVEVWCIQDLCRQPMDPKHHGQLYAGNCYLVLYTYQKMGRVQYILYLWQGHQATTSEIKALNCNAEELDLMYHGALVRVHVTMGSEPPHFLAILQGQLVVFQGRMGHNRKGLPASAMRLFHVQGTDIYNTKTMEVPARASALNSNDVFLLVTASICYLWFGKGCSGDQREMARTVVAAISGETKETVLEGQEPPCFWEALGGRAPYPSNKRLPEDVSSFQPRLFECSSQMGQLVLTEVVFFSQEDLDKYDIMLLDTWQEIFLWLGEAASGWKEAVTWGQEYLKTHPAGRSLATPIVVIKQGHEPPTFTGWFFTWDPYKWTNNQSYEEVVDGGLGAKPAIFELTAELNNFQLSRGPSHGRAGPLTPRTLKGSQDGSGNELQLDSKGGGTSTSSYHSSPKPTIKGSLSREQLMHQAAEDLPEGVDPAHKEFYLSDSDFQDIFGKSKEEFYSMAKWRQQQEKKQLGFF from the exons ATGGACATCAACAAAGGCCTCCCAGCCATTGCGAGCCACAGGGACCTCCACGTATGGATCATTGAG AACCAGAGGATGGTGCCAGTACCTGAAAGGGCTTATGGGAACTTCTTTGAGGAACACTGCTACATCGTCCTCCAT GTTCCCCGGAGCCTGAAGGCCACTCAGGGGGCATCCAGCGACCTGCACTACTGGGTGGGGAAGGAGGCGGGCGCGGAGGCGCAGGGCTCGGCGGGCGCCTTCGTGCAGCACCTGCTGGAGGCGCTGGGCGGGGCCGCCGTGCAGCACCGGGAGGCGCAGGGCCACGAGTCCGACTGTTTCCGCAGCTACTTCCGTCCGGGCGTCCT CTACAGGAAAGgtggcctggcctctgccctcaagCATGTGGAGACCAACATGTACAACATCCAGCGACTGCTGCACATCCAAGGGAGGAAGCACGTATCAGCCACTGAG GTGGAGCTCTCTTGGAACAGCTTTAATAAGAGTGACATCTTCCTGCTGGACCTGGGCAAGATGATGATCCAGTGGAATGGGCCCGAGACCAGCATTTCTGAGAAGGCGCGG GGACTGGCCCTGACCTGCAGCCTCCAGGACAGGGAGCGTGGTGGTCGCGCACAGATTGGTGTGATTGATGACGAGGTCAAAGCCACTGACCTCATGAGGATCATGGAAGCTGTGCTGGGCTGCAGAGTGGGCAACCTGCCTGCCTCCGTGCCCAACAAGAGTATTAACCAGCTGCAGAAGGCCAGTGTCCGCCTCTACCA TGTCTGTGAGAAGGAGGAGGACTCGGTGATCCAGGAGTTGGCCACCTGCCCACTAACCCAAGACCTGCTGCGAGAAGAG GACTACTACATCCTGGATCAGGGCGGTTCCAAGATCTATGTGTGGCAGGGACGCATGTCTGGCCTCCAAGAGAAAAAGGCCGCCTTCAGCCGGGCTCTG gcctTCATCCAGGCCAAGGGCTACCCGACCTACACAAACGTGGAGGTGGTGAACGACGGCGCCGAGTCGGCCGCGTTCAAACAGCTCTTCCAGGCCTGGTCTACGAGGAAGCCGGAGAACGGGAACCTCCACGGGATGA GTGAATTGATTCGGGGAAGGCTGGATGTGGGTAAGCTGCACAGTCAGCCTGAGCTAGCGGCCCAGCTCAGGATGGTGGACGACGCCTCTGGGCAGGTGGAG GTATGGTGCATCCAGGACTTATGCAGACAACCCATGGACCCCAAGCATCACGGACAATTGTATGCGGGCAACTGCTACCTTGTCCTCTATACATACCAAAAGATGGGCCGCGTCCAGTATATTCTGTACCTGTGGCAG GGCCACCAGGCCACCACAAGTGAGATCAAAGCCCTGAACTGTAACGCGGAGGAGCTGGACCTCATGTACCATGGAGCTCTGGTGCGGGTGCATGTTACCATGGGCAGTGAGCCCCCTCACTTCCTCGCCATCCTCCAGGGCCAGCTGGTGGTCTTCCAG GGGCGCATGGGGCACAACAGGAAGGGGCTGCCAGCATCTGCCATGAGGCTCTTCCACGTGCAAGGCACTGACATCTACAACACCAAGACCATGGAGGTGCCGGCCCGTGCCTCAGCTCTCAACTCCAATGACGTCTTCTTGCTGGTCACAGCTAGCATCTGTTACCTCTGGTTTGGAAAG GGCTGCAGTGGTGACCAGCGTGAGATGGCGCGGACAGTGGTCGCTGCCATCTCTGGGGAGACCAAGGAAACGGTGCTGGAGGGTCAGGAGCCTCCCTGCttctgggaggccctggggggcCGGGCTCCCTACCCCAGCAATAAGAG GCTTCCCGAGGATGTCTCCAGCTTCCAGCCACGACTGTTTGAGTGCTCCAGCCAGATGGGTCAGCTGGTCCTCACAGAAGTGGTGTTCTTTAGCCAAGAGGACCTGGACAAGTATGACATCATGTTACTGGACACTTGGCAGGAG ATCTTCCTGTGGCTTGGAGAAGCTGCCAGTGGGTGGAAGGAGGCAGTGACCTGGGGCCAGGAATACCTGAAGACCCACCCGGCAGGGAGGAGCCTTGCCACGCCAATCGTGGTGATCAAGCAGGGCCATGAGCCTCCTACCTTCACTGGATGGTTCTTCACTTGGGACCCCTACAAGTGGACT AACAACCAGTCCTATGAGGAGGTGGTGGATGGTGGCCTGGGAGCAAAACCTGCCATATTTGAGCTCACAGCA GAACTCAACAACTTCCAGCTGTCTAGAGGGCCAAGCCATGGCAGGGCAGGCCCCTTGACCCCACGAACCCTCAAGGGCTCCCAGGATGGCTCAGGAAATGAGCTGCAGCTTGACTCCAAGGGAGGtggcaccagcaccagcagctaCCACAGCAGCCCCAAACCCACCATCAAGGGGAGCCTGTCCCGTGAGCAGCTAATGCACCAAGCTGCTGAGGACCTGCCAGAGGGCGTGGACCCAGCCCACAAGGAG TTCTATCTCTCTGACTCTGACTTCCAAGATATCTTTGGGAAATCCAAGGAAGAATTCTATAGCATGGCCAAGTggaggcagcagcaggagaaaaaGCAACTTGGCTTTTTCtga
- the VILL gene encoding villin-like protein isoform X3 yields the protein MDINKGLPAIASHRDLHVWIIENQRMVPVPERAYGNFFEEHCYIVLHVPRSLKATQGASSDLHYWVGKEAGAEAQGSAGAFVQHLLEALGGAAVQHREAQGHESDCFRSYFRPGVLYRKGGLASALKHVETNMYNIQRLLHIQGRKHVSATEVELSWNSFNKSDIFLLDLGKMMIQWNGPETSPVLQGLALTCSLQDRERGGRAQIGVIDDEVKATDLMRIMEAVLGCRVGNLPASVPNKSINQLQKASVRLYHVCEKEEDSVIQELATCPLTQDLLREEDYYILDQGGSKIYVWQGRMSGLQEKKAAFSRALAFIQAKGYPTYTNVEVVNDGAESAAFKQLFQAWSTRKPENGNLHGMSELIRGRLDVGKLHSQPELAAQLRMVDDASGQVEVWCIQDLCRQPMDPKHHGQLYAGNCYLVLYTYQKMGRVQYILYLWQGHQATTSEIKALNCNAEELDLMYHGALVRVHVTMGSEPPHFLAILQGQLVVFQGRMGHNRKGLPASAMRLFHVQGTDIYNTKTMEVPARASALNSNDVFLLVTASICYLWFGKGCSGDQREMARTVVAAISGETKETVLEGQEPPCFWEALGGRAPYPSNKRLPEDVSSFQPRLFECSSQMGQLVLTEVVFFSQEDLDKYDIMLLDTWQEDKSKALMAAHVTWWPRLSAPLHLLWYSHGGLLDVTFSIFLWLGEAASGWKEAVTWGQEYLKTHPAGRSLATPIVVIKQGHEPPTFTGWFFTWDPYKWTNNQSYEEVVDGGLGAKPAIFELTAELNNFQLSRGPSHGRAGPLTPRTLKGSQDGSGNELQLDSKGGGTSTSSYHSSPKPTIKGSLSREQLMHQAAEDLPEGVDPAHKEALPLLVLPTWPGPPRVPSQHIPEPRGDPAGTP from the exons ATGGACATCAACAAAGGCCTCCCAGCCATTGCGAGCCACAGGGACCTCCACGTATGGATCATTGAG AACCAGAGGATGGTGCCAGTACCTGAAAGGGCTTATGGGAACTTCTTTGAGGAACACTGCTACATCGTCCTCCAT GTTCCCCGGAGCCTGAAGGCCACTCAGGGGGCATCCAGCGACCTGCACTACTGGGTGGGGAAGGAGGCGGGCGCGGAGGCGCAGGGCTCGGCGGGCGCCTTCGTGCAGCACCTGCTGGAGGCGCTGGGCGGGGCCGCCGTGCAGCACCGGGAGGCGCAGGGCCACGAGTCCGACTGTTTCCGCAGCTACTTCCGTCCGGGCGTCCT CTACAGGAAAGgtggcctggcctctgccctcaagCATGTGGAGACCAACATGTACAACATCCAGCGACTGCTGCACATCCAAGGGAGGAAGCACGTATCAGCCACTGAG GTGGAGCTCTCTTGGAACAGCTTTAATAAGAGTGACATCTTCCTGCTGGACCTGGGCAAGATGATGATCCAGTGGAATGGGCCCGAGACCA GTCCTGTCCTACAGGGACTGGCCCTGACCTGCAGCCTCCAGGACAGGGAGCGTGGTGGTCGCGCACAGATTGGTGTGATTGATGACGAGGTCAAAGCCACTGACCTCATGAGGATCATGGAAGCTGTGCTGGGCTGCAGAGTGGGCAACCTGCCTGCCTCCGTGCCCAACAAGAGTATTAACCAGCTGCAGAAGGCCAGTGTCCGCCTCTACCA TGTCTGTGAGAAGGAGGAGGACTCGGTGATCCAGGAGTTGGCCACCTGCCCACTAACCCAAGACCTGCTGCGAGAAGAG GACTACTACATCCTGGATCAGGGCGGTTCCAAGATCTATGTGTGGCAGGGACGCATGTCTGGCCTCCAAGAGAAAAAGGCCGCCTTCAGCCGGGCTCTG gcctTCATCCAGGCCAAGGGCTACCCGACCTACACAAACGTGGAGGTGGTGAACGACGGCGCCGAGTCGGCCGCGTTCAAACAGCTCTTCCAGGCCTGGTCTACGAGGAAGCCGGAGAACGGGAACCTCCACGGGATGA GTGAATTGATTCGGGGAAGGCTGGATGTGGGTAAGCTGCACAGTCAGCCTGAGCTAGCGGCCCAGCTCAGGATGGTGGACGACGCCTCTGGGCAGGTGGAG GTATGGTGCATCCAGGACTTATGCAGACAACCCATGGACCCCAAGCATCACGGACAATTGTATGCGGGCAACTGCTACCTTGTCCTCTATACATACCAAAAGATGGGCCGCGTCCAGTATATTCTGTACCTGTGGCAG GGCCACCAGGCCACCACAAGTGAGATCAAAGCCCTGAACTGTAACGCGGAGGAGCTGGACCTCATGTACCATGGAGCTCTGGTGCGGGTGCATGTTACCATGGGCAGTGAGCCCCCTCACTTCCTCGCCATCCTCCAGGGCCAGCTGGTGGTCTTCCAG GGGCGCATGGGGCACAACAGGAAGGGGCTGCCAGCATCTGCCATGAGGCTCTTCCACGTGCAAGGCACTGACATCTACAACACCAAGACCATGGAGGTGCCGGCCCGTGCCTCAGCTCTCAACTCCAATGACGTCTTCTTGCTGGTCACAGCTAGCATCTGTTACCTCTGGTTTGGAAAG GGCTGCAGTGGTGACCAGCGTGAGATGGCGCGGACAGTGGTCGCTGCCATCTCTGGGGAGACCAAGGAAACGGTGCTGGAGGGTCAGGAGCCTCCCTGCttctgggaggccctggggggcCGGGCTCCCTACCCCAGCAATAAGAG GCTTCCCGAGGATGTCTCCAGCTTCCAGCCACGACTGTTTGAGTGCTCCAGCCAGATGGGTCAGCTGGTCCTCACAGAAGTGGTGTTCTTTAGCCAAGAGGACCTGGACAAGTATGACATCATGTTACTGGACACTTGGCAGGAG GACAAAAGCAAAGCCCTTATGGCAGCCCACGTGACCTGGTGGCCTCGactctctgcccccctccactTGCTCTGGTATAGCCACGGTGGCCTCCTTGATGTCACCTTCTCA ATCTTCCTGTGGCTTGGAGAAGCTGCCAGTGGGTGGAAGGAGGCAGTGACCTGGGGCCAGGAATACCTGAAGACCCACCCGGCAGGGAGGAGCCTTGCCACGCCAATCGTGGTGATCAAGCAGGGCCATGAGCCTCCTACCTTCACTGGATGGTTCTTCACTTGGGACCCCTACAAGTGGACT AACAACCAGTCCTATGAGGAGGTGGTGGATGGTGGCCTGGGAGCAAAACCTGCCATATTTGAGCTCACAGCA GAACTCAACAACTTCCAGCTGTCTAGAGGGCCAAGCCATGGCAGGGCAGGCCCCTTGACCCCACGAACCCTCAAGGGCTCCCAGGATGGCTCAGGAAATGAGCTGCAGCTTGACTCCAAGGGAGGtggcaccagcaccagcagctaCCACAGCAGCCCCAAACCCACCATCAAGGGGAGCCTGTCCCGTGAGCAGCTAATGCACCAAGCTGCTGAGGACCTGCCAGAGGGCGTGGACCCAGCCCACAAGGAG gccctgcccctgctggTGCTACCCACATGGCCGGGACCTCCAAGGGTACCTTCTCAACACATACCTGAGCCCCGGGGAGACCCTGCTGGCACTCCCTAG